From one Acetonema longum DSM 6540 genomic stretch:
- a CDS encoding NAD-dependent epimerase/dehydratase family protein, producing MDKLLNEHCQVTVVDNFDPYYEQTIKERNIRKHLNNSGYKLLRLDICNCKALYENLNESYDVIVHLAAKAGVRPSILDPVGYQKVNVQGTQNLLEFAKDKKIPQFVFASSSSVYGVNPNVPWRERDPVLLPISPYAATKVSGELLGHVYSQLHGIRFLSLRFFTVYGPRQRPDLAIHKFTRLISQGKEVPFYGDGSSSRDYTYIDDIIKGISAAITYDQSQYEIVNLGNSRTITLRELMTIIEEELNLKANLKLMPPQTGDVFQTFADLEKAGKLLNYQPTINIRDGVKSFIQWFHADQFSIAKAGDNT from the coding sequence GTGGACAAGCTTCTTAACGAACATTGTCAGGTAACGGTAGTCGATAATTTTGATCCATATTATGAACAAACCATTAAAGAGCGTAATATCCGGAAACATCTCAATAATTCCGGCTATAAGCTGTTAAGACTGGACATTTGCAATTGTAAAGCTTTGTATGAAAACCTAAACGAATCTTATGATGTCATTGTCCATTTAGCTGCTAAAGCCGGGGTTCGCCCTTCGATTCTGGACCCCGTCGGGTACCAAAAGGTCAATGTTCAAGGTACTCAAAACCTTTTGGAATTTGCCAAGGATAAAAAAATACCTCAGTTTGTATTTGCTTCGTCTTCAAGCGTTTATGGCGTCAATCCCAATGTTCCCTGGCGGGAGAGGGACCCGGTTTTGTTGCCGATCAGTCCCTATGCGGCAACAAAAGTTTCCGGTGAACTACTGGGACATGTTTATAGTCAACTACATGGGATCCGTTTCCTCAGTTTACGGTTTTTTACCGTTTATGGTCCAAGGCAGCGTCCTGATTTGGCCATTCATAAGTTTACCAGATTAATTTCGCAAGGCAAAGAGGTCCCGTTTTATGGCGACGGCTCATCGTCACGGGATTACACTTATATTGATGACATTATCAAAGGGATCAGCGCGGCCATTACCTATGATCAGTCCCAATATGAAATAGTGAATCTGGGAAACAGTCGAACCATAACTTTACGGGAGTTAATGACAATCATTGAAGAAGAGCTTAATCTCAAAGCCAACTTGAAGCTGATGCCGCCGCAAACCGGAGATGTGTTTCAGACCTTCGCCGACCTCGAAAAAGCCGGCAAACTATTGAATTATCAACCCACCATCAATATCCGGGATGGCGTTAAGTCCTTTATCCAATGGTTTCATGCCGATCAATTCTCGATTGCTAAGGCGGGGGATAACACGTAA